From the Psychrobacillus sp. FSL K6-4046 genome, one window contains:
- a CDS encoding thiamine pyrophosphate-binding protein, giving the protein MNKNVAEVILDQLSLLGVKRIYGVTGDTIIGLLDAMAKQDKIQFIAVKHESVAAFMASAEAKLTGRLAVCTSTMGPGAANLLNGLGDAYSDKAPVLALTGQAEQKEMGTDFQQYVDQQELFKPFAAYSANLNSENAIVDLLQKAAEISLQQRTVTHISVPKNLFEKETTVKARQLPKVLEGTGTFELNDLEEVAGVMKQARQPMILAGAGARGAAEDIAELATIWGAGILLSLGGKGIFEDATPHLIQGIGEGGNPHAPNVFKDADVVLIAGATWWPEGYVPEGATIIHIDLHLEHAKKRVAADYGIKGKTEQIIPLLLESMKGKQKNEEWLNRIEAVKEKWAYQNEQEGQIQGSPVHPSRIARGLENTIADDAIIALDTGDVTVWMNRNFRQTNQKVLFSGYWRSMGFGLPAAIAAKLEQPEKQVVAVVGDGGIEMTLADLLTATRYGLDITVVIFNNGALQMESDKIQAAGNEELGTQLTNPNFVQVAEACGWKGFRVETDEHLEEILSKALQTKGPVLVDVWTEQAFFPETE; this is encoded by the coding sequence ATGAATAAAAATGTCGCAGAGGTTATATTAGACCAGCTATCCCTTTTAGGGGTTAAGCGAATTTACGGGGTGACTGGTGATACTATTATTGGGCTTTTAGACGCAATGGCCAAACAGGATAAAATCCAATTTATTGCTGTAAAGCATGAGTCTGTAGCAGCATTCATGGCTTCGGCGGAAGCAAAGCTGACAGGTAGACTAGCAGTATGTACTTCTACAATGGGCCCAGGTGCAGCCAATCTTTTAAATGGTCTAGGTGATGCATATTCAGACAAGGCCCCTGTATTAGCGTTAACGGGTCAAGCCGAACAAAAAGAAATGGGGACAGACTTTCAGCAATATGTCGATCAGCAGGAGCTTTTTAAGCCATTTGCAGCATACTCTGCAAACTTAAATAGTGAGAATGCCATTGTTGATTTGCTTCAGAAGGCAGCCGAAATTTCTCTACAGCAGAGAACAGTGACTCACATATCGGTGCCTAAAAATTTATTTGAAAAAGAGACTACTGTAAAGGCTAGACAACTACCGAAAGTATTAGAGGGAACAGGCACCTTTGAACTAAATGATTTAGAAGAGGTTGCGGGAGTGATGAAGCAGGCACGTCAACCAATGATTTTGGCTGGTGCAGGAGCAAGAGGGGCAGCAGAAGATATAGCAGAGCTGGCTACTATTTGGGGAGCAGGAATTTTATTAAGTCTAGGCGGCAAAGGGATTTTTGAGGATGCTACACCTCATCTCATCCAAGGGATTGGTGAGGGAGGGAATCCCCATGCCCCAAATGTATTTAAAGATGCGGATGTAGTTCTAATAGCAGGAGCAACATGGTGGCCGGAGGGATATGTACCAGAGGGTGCGACTATTATCCATATTGACCTTCATTTAGAGCATGCCAAGAAACGAGTGGCAGCTGATTATGGGATTAAGGGTAAAACTGAGCAGATTATTCCTCTTCTACTGGAAAGCATGAAGGGTAAACAGAAGAATGAAGAGTGGCTTAATCGTATAGAGGCAGTAAAAGAGAAATGGGCATATCAAAACGAACAGGAAGGTCAAATACAAGGATCTCCCGTTCATCCATCACGAATAGCAAGAGGACTAGAAAATACGATAGCAGACGATGCAATCATTGCTTTAGACACAGGAGACGTAACAGTGTGGATGAATAGGAACTTCCGTCAAACAAACCAAAAGGTTCTCTTTTCAGGGTATTGGCGTTCCATGGGATTTGGGCTTCCTGCAGCAATTGCAGCAAAGTTAGAGCAACCAGAAAAACAAGTGGTAGCCGTGGTGGGAGACGGTGGTATAGAAATGACGTTAGCTGATTTATTGACTGCTACTCGTTATGGTCTGGATATCACGGTAGTAATTTTTAATAATGGAGCACTTCAAATGGAAAGCGATAAGATTCAAGCTGCTGGCAATGAAGAGTTAGGGACACAACTGACTAACCCAAATTTCGTTCAAGTGGCCGAGGCCTGTGGTTGGAAAGGGTTCCGTGTGGAAACGGATGAACACTTAGAAGAAATATTAAGCAAAGCGCTCCAAACTAAAGGACCAGTATTAGTCGACGTATGGACCGAGCAAGCATTTTTCCCAGAAACAGAATAA
- a CDS encoding DsbA family oxidoreductase, translating into MKIEVWSDFVCPFCYIGKRRLEQALEEFDQKDKVEVSFKSFELQPHLPSDKSVTVHEMLAKKMNMSPEQAKAMNEQVIANAATVGLAYQFDEMKQTNTLDAHRLVKYAESVGKGGELTERLLSAHFLESQFLGEHETLLDLATEVGLNREEASKVLSSSDYLEEVRMDQQEGQQLGVQGVPFFVFNRKYAISGAQPHEAFVQTLKKVWEEENQTAPLQHIQTDSDATCTDDGCEITEKNQEV; encoded by the coding sequence ATGAAAATTGAAGTATGGTCGGATTTTGTTTGTCCATTTTGTTATATTGGAAAGCGTCGTTTAGAGCAGGCTTTAGAGGAGTTTGATCAAAAAGACAAGGTAGAAGTTAGCTTTAAAAGTTTTGAGCTACAGCCTCATCTACCAAGCGATAAAAGTGTAACTGTTCATGAAATGCTTGCTAAAAAGATGAATATGTCCCCTGAGCAGGCAAAGGCAATGAATGAGCAGGTCATTGCTAATGCAGCAACAGTAGGATTGGCATACCAATTTGACGAAATGAAACAAACAAATACATTAGACGCACATCGCTTAGTGAAATATGCAGAGTCGGTAGGAAAAGGTGGCGAATTAACAGAACGTCTTTTAAGCGCTCACTTCTTAGAATCTCAATTCCTAGGTGAGCACGAAACTCTTTTAGACTTAGCTACCGAAGTAGGATTAAATCGTGAGGAAGCAAGCAAAGTTTTATCAAGCTCCGATTATTTAGAAGAAGTCCGAATGGATCAGCAAGAAGGTCAGCAGCTCGGTGTTCAAGGAGTGCCTTTCTTTGTTTTCAACAGAAAATATGCCATTTCTGGAGCGCAGCCACACGAAGCCTTCGTCCAAACATTGAAGAAAGTTTGGGAGGAAGAAAATCAAACCGCTCCTCTTCAACATATTCAAACTGATTCAGATGCAACTTGTACAGATGATGGTTGTGAAATTACGGAGAAAAACCAAGAAGTTTAA